The Rhododendron vialii isolate Sample 1 chromosome 8a, ASM3025357v1 genome has a window encoding:
- the LOC131298334 gene encoding uncharacterized protein LOC131298334 isoform X3: MGSRSDELKKGEGLVDLIFSWSLADVLHKDLYKTKVKPIPETFSSTKDYMDSFIYPLIEETHCGLSESIKAVHHARAREIWTVNISKDFKPPKDLYYNISMNRNSDASNFQGMYEPEFGDLIVLTEVRPKCIRDLDRPKSPYLVAVVQRVGDYGSEKIEILASKPIVSGEYGDRQEDKNKRSLFVVYLGNLITEIRIWAALMSELEGGNVNIIKRVLQPDSTIGENCTSCSFEESNRDVESEVQNATSTFKLDDSQQDAVLSCVATGRCCHQNTVKLIWGPPGTGKTKTVASLLFVLLKIKCRTLTCAPTNIAVFGVASRLMSLVSHALEYDTYGLGDIVLFGIGERMQNDGVLLDSEMNTDDHEDIWDVLLDCRVYDLSRCLSPLSGWKHNVQSMICLLEDPEEMYRLYLEQEKKKNEDDDKGEEEEEESSFENQTVNSNEDEEEVIGEDLNDGDKKKMEEEEEPSKREEKLKFDSKREEKENSTLSNKEKEEKDEGPLTFEEFFIKRFKLISKKLIFCIKKLYTHMPTSFIPLEEVKKMMKVLDLLKSIGAMSMCNHADANEGLKEVSNRVDEFGNTMSSNRECVQVLRFLSETLNLPSFTEHHEIRSFCLQNAWLIFCTASSSATLHTEGMGPLELLVIDDAAQLKECESTIPLQLSGLRHAILIGDEQQLPEKVHYKICQPAEFERSLFERLVILGHKKHLLNVQYRMHPSISLFPNRAFYESRILDGPNVKERAYERRLLRGSMYGSYSFINVSQGKEECDESYSMKNMVEVAVVSEIVASLSKECVAAKQKLRVGCLSPYQAQVSALRNRLGETYNTDSYPDFTVDIQSVDEFKGGEEDLIIISTVRYNAQGSVGFLSNRQRTNVALTRARHCLWILGNGATLITSGSVWKELVVDAKARGCFYDANDDKNLAQAIAGALAELNELDALRTDSQRYPNTRWKPQNPCQMRYSESDNRDWRSRSVPFPTSRDERPWETIREKREPGCLFNRQDQLNSQFARAQISFNQGVSAAAALMKAEVPWSTREGTLSEKEHVLKTVEGILNELTPENFDLLKGQLIDSGIRTADILQEVTSLIYDKAVLDPTVCPLYAQLCSHLGERLPSFPSDELGLKITFKRLLLNNCQQAFEGIDKIRKELTQITASEQELERRDNDRMIKIRTLGNICLIGELWKQKMLTDRIVHEIIQKLLGHDTKTCPEEENVEVVCQLFNTIGKKLDETPALRHYIDIYFSRLKELSENPQLAPQVRSMVRDVIDLRASNWIPRHEEANSWPRYEGKGKGSLVHDECSAISCGLSREKSGASVNSYREQVVDFIRCMKKDSEMWLPIKRTLQRYPHLDLINECNEIVDQEIGRETSRLEKEMEEDL, encoded by the exons ATGGGATCGAGAAGTGATGAACTAAAGAAGGGTGAAGGCTTAGTTGACTTGATCTTCTCTTGGTCTCTTGCTGATGTGCTCCACAAAGATCTTTACAAGACCAAG GTTAAGCCAATTCCAGAGACCTTTTCATCAACCAAGGACTATATGGACTCATTTATCTACCCCCTCATTGAAGAGACACACTGTGGTTTGTCAGAAAGCATAAAGGCTGTGCATCATGCCCGTGCGCGAGAAATATGGACTGTTAACATATCCAAAGACTTTAAACCTCCCAAGGACTTGTACTACAACATTTCAATGAATAGAAACAGTGACGCTTCAAATTTTCAAGGAATGTATGAGCCCGAGTTTGGAGATCTTATCGTCTTGACAGAGGTCAGACCGAAATGTATTCGTGATCTTGACAGGCCTAAAAGTCCTTATCTTGTTGCTGTGGTTCAAAGGGTGGGGGATTATGGTtctgaaaaaattgaaatactggCATCCAAGCCCATCGTGTCGGGTGAATATGGAGATCGACAAGAGGATAAGAATAAGCGAAGTCTTTTTGTTGTTTACCTTGGAAACTTAATAACTGAGATACGAATATGGGCAGCATTGATGTCAGAGCTGGAAGGGGGGAACGTGAACATCATTAAGAGAGTGCTGCAACCGGATTCCACT ATTGGGGAAAATTGTACCAGTTGCTCGTTCGAAGAGAGTAACCGAGATGTTGAATCCGAAGTGCAGAATGCCACCAGTACCTTTAAGTTGGACGACTCCCAACAGGATGCTGTGTTAAGTTGTGTTGCTACAGGACGATGTTGTCACCAAAATACTGTCAAACTAATATGGGGCCCTCCCGGAACTGGGAAAACAAAGACAGTGGCTTCATTACTATTTGTTCTGCTGAAGATAAAATGCAGAACACTGACATGTGCCCCAACCAATATTGCAGTTTTTGGTGTTGCTTCACGACTTATGAGTTTGGTGAGTCATGCACTTGAGTATGATACTTACGGGTTGGGAGATATAGTTTTATTTGGCATTGGAGAAAGAATGCAGAATGATGGTGTACTTCTTGATTCAGAAATGAATACTGATGATCATGAAGACATTTGGGATGTACTTCTTGATTGCCGGGTTTATGATCTTTCTCGTTGTCTTTCTCCATTGTCTGGGTGGAAACATAATGTGCAGTCTATGATATGTTTACTCGAAGACCCTGAAGAGATGTACCGTTTGTATTtggaacaagaaaaaaagaagaatgaggACGATGATaagggagaagaggaggaggaggagtcaaGTTTTGAAAATCAGACAGTAAATAGCAACGAAGACGAAGAGGAAGTTATCGGTGAAGACTTAAATGATGGGGataagaagaagatggaggaggaagaggagccttcaaagagagaagagaaattgAAGTTTGATAgtaaaagagaagagaaggaaaactCGACTCTAagtaacaaagaaaaagaagaaaaggatgaAGGTCCATTGACATTTGAGGAGTTTTTCATCAAGAGATTTAAACTTATCTCAAAAAAGCTCATCTTTTGTATCAAAAAATTGTACACACATATGCCAACTTCTTTCATTCCATTGGAAGAGGTAAAGAAGATGATGAAAGTTCTTGATTTGCTAAAATCCATTGGAGCTATGTCAATGTGTAACCATGCTGATGCAAATGAGGGTTTGAAAGAAGTCTCGAACAGAGTTGACGAGTTTGGGAACACGATGTCTTCCAATAGAGAGTGTGTTCAAGTACTTAGATTCCTTTCTGAAACATTAAATCTTCCAAGTTTCACTGAACACCATGAAATTCGGAGTTTTTGCTTGCAAAACGCGTGGTTGATATTTTGCACTGCTTCAAGCTCGGCTACATTGCATACAGAAGGGATGGGACCACTGGAACTGTTGGTTATTGACGATGCTGCTCAGCTCAAAGAATGTGAATCCACTATTCCTTTGCAACTCTCTGGTCTCCGTCATGCTATACTCATTGGGGATGAACAGCAACTACCTGAAAAAGTTCATTACAAG ATATGCCAGCCGGCTGAATTTGAAAGAAGCTTATTTGAGAGGCTGGTAATATTAGGACACAAGAAGCATCTTCTTAACGTCCAGTACAGAATGCATCCATCAATAAGCTTGTTTCCAAATAGGGCGTTCTACGAAAGTAGGATTTTGGATGGTCCGAATGTCAAAGAACGAGCCTACGAGAGGCGTCTTCTTCGAGGAAGTATGTATGGGTCCTATTCTTTCATTAACGTAAGCCAGGGTAAGGAGGAGTGTGATGAAAGTTATAGCATGAAAAACATGGTGGAGGTGGCTGTGGTTTCCGAGATTGTTGCAAGCCTCTCTAAAG AATGTGTGGCAGCAAAACAGAAGCTGAGGGTTGGGTGCTTGTCGCCATATCAAGCTCAAGTAAGTGCTCTCCGGAATAGACTAGGGGAAACATACAATACAGATTCATACCCTGACTTCACGGTAGACATCCAATCGGTTGATGAGTTTAAAGGTGGTGAGGAGGATCTCATAATTATCTCTACTGTGCGATATAATGCGCAAGGATCTGTTGGATTTCTTTCCAATCGTCAAAGAACAAATGTGGCTCTCACTCGCGCAAG GCATTGCCTTTGGATACTGGGCAATGGTGCTACTTTGATTACCAGCGGCTCTGTTTGGAAGGAACTTGTCGTCGATGCCAAGGCTCGGGGTTGCTTTTATGATGCTAATGATGACAAGAACTTGGCTCAAGCTATTGCAGGTGCCTTAGCTGAGCTTAACGAACTTGATGCGTTACGCACTGATTCACAGAGGTATCCTAATACTAGATGGAAG CCGCAAAATCCATGTCAGATGCGTTATTCTGAGTCAGACAACCGTGATTGGCGTAGTCGGTCTGTTCCATTTCCTACATCTAGAGACGAGCGACCCTGGGAAACCATTCGAGAGAAAAGAGAGCCGGGTTGCCTGTTTAATCGCCAAGACCAACTCAACTCGCAGTTTGCAAGGGCACAAATATCTTTTAACCAAGGG GTCAGTGCTGCTGCTGCTCTAATGAAGGCTGAGGTGCCATGGTCAACTCGAGAGGGGACTCTGTCTGAGAAGGAGCATGTCTTGAAGACAGTGGAAGG GATTCTGAATGAGCTGACCCCAGAGAATTTTGATCTTCTCAAGGGTCAGTTAATTGATTCTGGGATCAGAACTGCTGATATTCTGCAG GAGGTTACCTCCTTGATTTATGATAAGGCCGTACTGGATCCAACGGTTTGTCCCTTGTATGCCCAGCTGTGTTCGCATCTTGGTGAAAGGCTCCCATCTTTCCCATCTGATGAACTTGGTTTGAAAATCACGTTTAAGAGACTCCTTTTGAATAATTGCCAACAGGCATTTGAAGGCATTGATAAAATTAGGAAAGAATTAACACAGATAACTGCTTCTGAGCAAGAGTTGGAACGTAGAGATAACGATAGAATGATTAAGATTCGCACTCTTGGAAATATCTGCCTAATTGGGGAGCTTTGGAAGCAAAAGATGTTGACAGATAGGATTGTTCATGAAATAATTCAG AAGCTTTTGGGGCATGATACTAAGACCTGTCCTGAGGAGGAAAATGTAGAGGTCGTATGTCAGTTGTTCAACACTATCGGTAAAAAACTTGATGAGACCCCTGCGTTGCGGCATTACATTGACATCTACTTTAGCCGATTGAAAGAACTGTCAGAAAATCCCCAGCTGGCTCCACAAGTAAGGTCCATGGTTCGTGATGTTATTGATCTCCGTGCAAGTAATTGGATTCCCAGGCACGAAGAG GCAAATTCATGGCCTCGCTATgaaggaaagggaaagggaagcCTTGTTCATGACGAGTGTTCGGCTATCAGTTGTGGGCTCAGTAGGGAGAAGTCGGGTGCTTCAGTTAATAGCTATCGGGAACAAGTAGTTGATTTCATACGTTGTATGAAAAAGGATTCTGAAATGTGGCTGCCGATTAAAAGAACTCTGCAGCGTTATCCTCACTTGGATTTGATCAATGAGTGCAATGAAATTGTCGACCAAGAAATTGGAAGGGAAACATCACGGCTCGAAAAAGAAATGGAGGAGGATTTGTGA